A region of the Hydra vulgaris chromosome 12, alternate assembly HydraT2T_AEP genome:
tatatatatatatatatatatatatatatatatatatatatatatatatatatatatatatatatatacatatgtacatatatattacatagGTAAAGCTGGAGACCTTGCAAGAAAAGGTACGCGGGTAATCGAGGTGGTAAATCCTGGTGAGAAGttatctaataaaattaaatcgcAAGATCTTGATTGCTCATAAAGTAATATCACGTTTTACAGACCAATATGGTTTAGTGGTTTTTTAGTAGGAAACGCATATGGTTTTTTCTATTGTTACATTAGTTGTAGTTGATATAAATGAGGAACTAGAGAACTTAATCCGATCTCCGTTGTGAAAATTTGGCTTGGTATTTTCATTAGTTTTGTGCTAGTCATATATATTAGGCACGTTTTTTGATGATAGCAAAAACAAACAGCACTTTATTAAAactgaaagaaaagattataaatcttaatttataaatatattaagttaaaaaaatttttttataagtgtttttggaattattattattgttactattataattttttttttttggttaagttttttttttaaatttttgcctgacatttttgaaaaaactttcataagcatcaaataaataaattcaaatttaaaaaaaaaaagttttactttatctatgtttatttttaaaaatatttaaagaagatttttGGCTTTAATTTTGACCGgagtttaaaagttttctcGGTAAATCTCTTTTGATAtgaatgtttatatatttttattgtttatagcTGGGGTCCATGAAAGTAGTAGATATTTCAAAtgcgcaatatttttttattttgtgtagaTATACACATTGTTTATGTGTTCTAATAATTCAAGCGTCTTTATGATATTGTCAAATAATTCTTATTATACGCGTATATTTCATACattctttgtttctttatttttgttttaatgtatttttatgcgttgttttttttttatctttaaaataccattaaaaatcaacattttaaatttaaaattgcaactTTGAACCGTTCGAAATGGAGACTTGAATACATCAGAGTTGAGAATTCTTCGTTCAAAGTTCTTTGAAATGTTTACTGTtactaaacaacttttttattcaaaattattttatttggatttgTATTCTGTTTTGTAAACTTCTCTCTAGAAACTCGTTctctataatatttttgaaatattaaaaaaaaattattaatgtttcTCTACATCTAGATTTTAACTCGTGTTTAGATGTGCCATGGATCGATATATTCGATATACATTTTCATATGTATATAAgatgttttgtttgatttatttttaaagatgtttttattttagtatataatatgttattcTCCGAAAATAATACAGAAATTGTGACGAAAGAGTTTTTAGTTAATAGTGGAAATCAGGAAACACAGTTTCTAGCACAGCGTTTCTCCAATCGTATTTTTATCACTATTTCGCAATGTAATGGATTCggaagtttaataaatattacaaaagacGAGCTTGATATTTTTACCTtggaaaattcaaaaatgtcaATTTCGGTTGATTTTTTGATAGGCGTTGAAGaagatatttacaaaataatagcACGACAAATAGCAGCAGTTGTTTTCCTGGAAACTAACTTACCTATACTATTAGGCATAGCATTAAAGGATCGGTCTTCAAAATGccttaaagatattttgaataatttagaTAAGATCAATGtatggaaaaaagtttaaaagatatCTTCAAAAAATTACATCCCTATAAATTCACGTATCCAatattgttaaagaaatttaaatttgtaatgatttaaatcctttttaatttgaaaccatTTAAGCGCTCTAAACACATTTctctaaaaacatttgataCGGTTGTTTaagcaaaactaaaatttaatttccttttaaataACTGTAACactataaacttaaataatggATAATGGATAAGGAAGGAGGTGTAATGGAATGGAGGAATAATGGAtaaggaaggaggtgtgaactgGTTTAATGCTAATCCATTTTGCTGTGATGAGACCGTTAGGTCTCCTTCGAACACTTTAATGActtggaaaaaatatatatatattttaacgctacGAAAAcgaattagtaaaaatatttaaataattgtatacaATTACATTAAACGATTCGCACTTTTTGTGATatctatctattttttttttataattttttatttttgaataataagtttccagattataatttaattaataaatgtctaAACAAGAACTGGTAGTAATTTTGCTGGATTTACAAAAAGGTGTTTTGTaccacatattttaaatatagcaatttgttttactaatttttaactaattaaaatatttaatagttttactaatgtttaactaattaaaatattaataaaatgctacaacacaaaataaaatcctgGAGAGATATAAAAAGTTCCTTgccaaaaaaacgctttttaagAACATAACAAACCTATAGCTAAACAGAGAAGCAAAACATAAGGTTCAAAAAAGCAGTAGAGGTGgtctaaaactttgatatttataattagtatCGAGGTATTTAAAAAACGATTACTTGATCgcgatttttgttttaattacttcTTGATGGTTcgatcagtttttaaaaaattatccattTATCTTTTAAGAGAGTAATCCATTCAAATGAACTTAATTAGGACACCATATTTTATTCgtttcaattcattttttgtattaCGCGTAAACATTAGAAGCGATATTTAGAAAAGTGGAAAGAATTTTTAAGCGTAGTATTACGCGTTCGatgtcatagttttttttttttttttttgttcttttgtttaAGATAcgataatctatatatataaagggcaatgtgtgtgtgtgtgtttgttcTCTATAGAAATCCAAACCGCCGGACCGATCTCGATGAAATTTGGCATGGGGGTAGTCCTCGAGGGGGAGAAGGTTCTTAGCTGGGTTTTGACCCTGTACCCCGACCCCCGGGGTCAAGGGGGCTAAAAATTGAGCCCCCCTGACCCCGGGATCAGGGGGGCCGATTTTTGTGTACAGATATCAGGTAAGCCAGTTTAAATATTGGCCCGGGCAACGCCGGGTAACTCCAGCTATATATATAAAGGGCAaggtgtgtttgtgtgtgtgtttgtttgTTCTCTATAGAAATCCTAACCGCCGGACCGATCTCGATGAAATTTGGCATGGGGGTAGTCCTCGAGGAGGAGAAGGTTCTTAGCTGGGTTTTGACCCCGTACCCCAACCCCCGGGGTCAGGGGGCCCAAAAATAAGCCCCCCTAACCCCGGGGTCAGGGGGGCCCATTTTTTGGGCCCATTTTTGTGTACAGATATCAGGTAAGCCAGTTTAAATATTGGCCCGGGCAACGCCGGGTAACTCATGCTagtataagataaaataaaaataataaataaaacaaataaataataataaaaagataagataaaaagttgttatacaaataaaaagtataaaagttgttatacaaataaattatatatatatataaattataagtttaaaaaattcttttacaactagaaacaaaaaatatataagtatttcatataataaattaaaataaatcttatgaAAATCAAATGCATACATTCATGGTCAAGTGTAAAATgctcaagaaaaatttaattgcatttatatacatattcatTTGCATCACAgccaggggtgtggagtcgtaaaaaaaaaagtaccgaCTTCGACTCCAATAGTTGAACTTTTCAGAGTACGGCTCCGacttttaagcaaaatttttgaaaaattctttgagttctttaaaaagtattatgcgataacttaaaaataattttttgccaaatatatgaaaagttctttgaaggttaaatattttgtacatctacgtgcaataccgagaagttttacaaTTGGATTCGCGATTTTGtgtagcgactccgactccgctgaAAATGTCGTGACTCCGACTCCACGACTTCGACTTCTACTCCACAACCCTGACcactgcataaaaaataaaaaagtaatttattaaatgtttaaaaatacaaaaatatatcatcaaaAGACAAAATGATTTCCTTAAGCTTTTGAACGAGAGATGACTCCATTCCAAAGAAAAATCAAtgtgttttaaaactattttattccaaagagaACCCCCACAAAATGAAAtacttgttttttcaaaataagtttgGAAGAATGGTTGACAAATTAAATATCATTTCTTAAGTTgtacttatttttatctattaaggTATAAACATTATGGAAAGAAACTGGGTTGGAgattttacattagttttacataaaacaaagaatattaaaaacatttagctgatatatatcaagaatttttatttcaaataagaaaGGCTTGACATGAGTAAATCtatctttaaacttaaaatgaCGAGCAACATGCTTTTGTTGACAATAAAGAGGCCTTAGTTTGGATTTATTAGCACTacaccaagcaatatttgcatagtttaaatgaCAATGAATAAAGGAGTAATATAAATGAGTTAAATTACGTTTATTTAAAGCACTTCTAGCTTTATAtaatattcctatacttttagCAACTTTATTACACAAGAGTTCTATATGATATTTCCAATTAAGGTTTTCACTGATATAGATATCCAAAAAGTTTGTATTAATTActctttttattagaattttgtcaataaaaagaaatggtAAATCGTAAGgcagaaatttttttagaagcTGGATGAAAAGGTATCCAATTAGCTTTTTCAACATTAAGTGAAAGCTTGTTTATTTTAAGCCATtcagaaatttttgttaattcaatattcatattttgaaataatgttgTAATGTTGTTATCAGATATAAAGAGGTTAGTGTCATCTAcaaagatgtatatatatatatatatatatatatatatatatatatatatatatatatatatatatatatatatatatatatatatatatatatatatatatatatatatatatacatatatatatatatatatatatatatatatatatatataataataataataatgattttacaAAGACTCTAGGGTAAGAAAAATAgttctgttgaccagccttacACCCCTTCTTTATCTTTTAGGATGGTTTACAtgtaaacctgtgttacattaTTTCCTGGCTCGGATGATGAATGCAAGGATGATGTGATTGCGTATCTTTTCCTGTTATCTTCTAATCAGGGTACAGCTATAAAACTAAGTTTCATTGTTTTAAGGCTGGCTGTTAGTAAGGTTTCCTAAACTGTGTTGTAGCTCTTACAATAGCTGAAAGAAGGGGTGAAAGGTCGGTCAACATAACTATtttgcttacccctaaagtctttacCCAGCTAACCTATACATATAGATACTGTATGAGATGTGTCTGGTTATTTGGTATGAGGTTTTTTTATACGATTAATAGAGGATTACTTCATTATACTTTAGGCAATGGCCTGTAGGACAATATCTAAATACCAtctaaacagtttttaaaaaaacttccatTATATATCATATGCTTTAGAGAATTCTATAATAAACTAAGATTCTTTAAATAAGTCAAAACTTTGTTACAAACAAGATTATTGgtttagtttttactttttaaatgtagttaatattcatttcatcttttttttaataagagaAAACTTGTAAGTGTTTTTGAGGTCAGGTTCATGAAATATGGTAATTATGTCACTAAATAAATACCAATTGACATCTAGTGTTATTATATACTTGAAATAATTGAGAAGGGTTACTGTGttgtaacttaaaaataaattatcttcatttctttatttaaaacaaaataaatttaaacaaattctaaaaaaaaatttgttttaattttttattactattaacttcttttctttttcttatttttctttttcttcttcctaattttatagaaactttattGTCTTtgtcattgttatttatttttttcattactgctatttttattattactattattattataattgtaataaatactaTTGTTTTTACAGCAATTTTTGCtctattaatgaataaaattattattgttattattattttttaaattaatattattaatataattatttggtgtcactcTTTTGATCAGGTTTCTGCATGAGTGACTCCTTCCTTGtcaatcatttatttatatttattcttaataataatattttggttttattatttataatattgagaatattcttcttcttcttcttcttcttcttcttcttcttcttcttcttcttcttcttcttcttattattattattattattattattattattattattattattattattattattattattattattattattattgttattattgttattattattattattattgttattattattattattattattattattaatgtattattgcaattatatgattgtaaattttgaggaaaaaaaatattttgctgttGTTGTGTTGTTgtcatttacttttttattcttaccttgtaaactttatattttacaacaaaatgttgtttaaaatgtaataaagaacaaaacaaaaacaaaaaaacaaacatgtaatccaatgttccatgttctgctgctTTTTAGAATTCGCTTTCTAAGCATAGGCTAAAAAAGTGCACTTTTTGTTATCAAAACTATCTAATATCTACCATGTCTATAGTGTTATCGACTTTTATCTGTTATATAGTTAGAGGTGTTTTAGTTACTGTGTTAGCTAACCCGTAATTTACTATATATGAATGTTCGTGTCCTATCTGAACCTCTGGTGTGGTGTTCATTCACCCGTAAATTACGATTGTAGTTTGTATTTTGTCTGAAACTCTGGCACGGTGTTTGTTAACCTATCAGTTACTACAAAGGCGgatacagcatttttttttggtttgagatagctaacttctgaacatggagcaaactccaaacatttatatgttaatGTCAATTGAGGATGCTTTAATCAAAATTACGATGATTTGAGCCTGGAAACAAAATAATCCTAAAATTTTTGCGAAACCTGCCCTAAACGTAAGagcaaaaaagtaataaaacaaaaaatattgcttctcaatataatattttgactTCAAGTTATAGAGCTGCGTATTTCGTCAAGATATTCATGTATTCAGTCGGGatactttaattttatgatttgAGTTTAATGTACGTCAGAACATACTTAagcttaaattatataatttaactccttaactttagataaaatcaaaatgcttgttatgatatattattaagtgtttaattaaatattttattaaaacacacatatttatttaatttttttttaaataactctttttacttagggatcatccataaatgatgtcagtgttttttctaaatttttcgaCTCCCTCTCCCCCCTTTGTCAAACTGTCAATTTTTGGCTAACCTCCCCGTTATATATGATATCAGCTTTTGTgtatcccccccccccccctaaaaaacaataaaaatgcttaaaaaccctgattttttttctgactaaattatacatttatataatagtaGATCTcatcaaattatattaaactataGTCGATATCtcattaaataattaactaatcaaatagtattatatatctttaatatattcTTCCCATGGTTTGTTGAAGTGATCGTCGATTAAAACAATAAGTAGTGAATGCTCTCCGTGTTCTAAAAGGATATCGTATTTTAGAGGTACAATCAAATTCATTGCGTCAACTTCATTTTCATCTAACCACTCAGCAGTTTCCGAACTCTTCTGCAAGGCGATGACTGCCAAAAATTCTGTCTGACGCTTGGCAGCGACACGAACAGGTTGGACCCTTTTGATTAGAGGGAGTGTTATAGCAGAAGAATGAATAGAAGCGTGCTTTTTCAACATGGCTTGAAAGGCAAAGTAGATATTGCTACAACAGATTCTATCAGCTAGGCTAGACTGAATTGATGGACAAAACGCATCATACGGTAAAATTAGAAATCCTTTGGCAGTACGAGGAAGAATACTTTCAATGTTTAATGCGATGAGCCTAAAGATGGAtgatgtaaacaatttttttgctccTTCTGAGACATATACTGCTTTAAGCCCATCTCTCGTTTGGTTGACAGACACAGGTGGCGGAAGAAATCTTGCTCTAATTAGAGTAAAGTAAAATCTTCTAATAGTCCGACAACAAGAACGGTTTTCACATTTCACAATTTGAGTAAAATATTGACTTGTACGAAGATGATCGGCAACCCAAccttaattttgtaataaaaggCTCCTCGACTCTAGCTCTGATTTGTCTGGATCAATATACTCTGCAATGGTTGAATAACCGTCAATTTGAATATCAGACCAAATATCAGCCAAAGCCTGTCTAGCAAAACCAAACTTCTGTTTTTCTAAACTTTCATCTATTGTCCTGCCtgatttaaaaagatatgtTGGTTATTataggttaaaaattatattaataattttacaaattaactTTTGTCAATGTAATTATCTTGAGAATCAAGATGAGTTCCGTAATGTTCGTGCGAAAAAATCACCCCAGATAATTCTTTACTTAGAGGTGCCATTCGTCGCTTAGCTCTGTTGAATGCACTGCGGCCTGGAGCGTTCGTTATGATGAAAAGAGCGTCAAGTTTATTCTTCAAGAAATGGTGAATCCCGATTTCAATTACTTTCTGGTATTTGGAATTTTCGTCGGGTCCTCCATCGACGCTAAACACAACGATAGGCTTAACCATATTAGTTTGAGGATCTCTGGTAATAGAGTCGAATTCTTTGATATCCAAGAGCCGCTGAAAGTCTAATCCATGAGCGAAGGCGTTCGAGGATGCGTGTTTTCCTGATCGAACAGCAATGTAGGTAGGTTCAGAATAAGTAACATCATCTGTTTTTCCGAGACCATCTTTTTTGATCGTAATTCCAGCGTATACAGATGGTATAAGCTTGTGTTTGGCAGCCACGACCCAGTCGTGGTCCGGGAGAGTTACCCGGTACTCCAAATGCATCAACATCGGCGCCTGTTTTTTGGCTGCTGTGATTCTAATTGGCACTCTAGCCTTGTCGTCTTGGCTAATGAAACATACTTCATCTGGCCCTAATATAGAACAAACTTCTTCCACATATTTTGTAGTTAAACTGCAAAAGAGTCCGTCAACATGTTTTGAATAAGGTTCATTCTGAGGACTGATCAATCTAACAGGGACTGTTTTGACTGCCTTTTGCCTTCTAATGTTTCGTAACTTCTCGGAAGAAGACGTGCCTTTTGCCTTCTAATGTTCCGTAACTTCTCGGAAGTAGACGAGTATAGAGGGCGCGCTTGCTgattgcaaatttaattttgttcatCTCGGATGTCAATTCGTCGAGAGTTTTAATTctctaaataataaagaaatatatttggatataattaacttttttacagaaAACGGGATTTATTTCGTAAATTATATTCAAATCAAATCTTGAAATTAGTTGTAAACAtttcaaggatatttacaataGTGCAAGTACTAATAAAGAGTAAAATTCTAACAAATACAATATTAACAAACAGAGCTTAGCTATCCCCGAAGCTATACCCGAAGAACCTCTAACCGACGTCTTTCATCAGCGGACGAACAAGAGCAATATTCATAATCGCCTTTAAAAGAAGAGGTCGGTCTACTTCTAATGACGGTCGACCAGGTTTCtttctgatttttattttttctttgacttCTGGATGTTTCAAACAGATTTCCTCTATTCTAGCCTTTTTCTGTTCTCTGGTTTTCTTCTGTTGAGCTtgatcatacttttttttggCCAGTTCTTTACATAGATGAGCtagtttcttctttttctttttcaaatcatCCTCTTCAGCTTCAGCAATAAATCCACTTCTCTTTCTAGTCTTCAGTCCAGCAATTTCACAATTTAAAGCTTCTCAGAATTGAGTCAATCTTGAGCTACTGGTCttgcatttttttgatttttcgtGGTCAACAAACTCAAAGTTAATGCACTTTGTTGATCATCAATAACAGATCACTCATTGGTGGGCTCAACAAACTGTGAGGAATTCTTGTCAAATTCAAGTGGAGTATACGTGGGGGCAGACTGTTTTGGAGTATTGGCCCAAAATGATAATTGCTTGCTCTTGAACTTCATTGccttttcattaaataaattgattaaatacATTACTCTTGATTCAAGATCCTTATGCACCAGTTTCTCTTCTTTTAATGAATTCCATATACTATGGACTTCTTTCTGGATATTAGCCTTTTTTTATCGGGATGGGCATTTCCATACGAGACCATCAATAAGTTAAGTAATGCGGTTTTAtccatattttaatattgatttattagtATTTACATCACAATCAGAATAATGATTTTGCTTATCGTTAGTGCGAGCTTTTTAAAAGAGTTTCTTTAACCCGCTTGGGAGAAATTAGCGTTTCGAATTTTCAATAGACTTTATGTGTTTGCATTGCATCACGTTTTGTAATCAACTACGGAGTAATTAGAGTTTCGTATTTAAAATAACGACAATTTAATCTCAAAAAAggacaaatttatgaatttacttttttgaGTTTACTTTGAACCACATTTTATAATCCGCTAGGGAGCGAATAACGATTGTGAATTTTATATACAAAGAGTTAATATTTCTAACATAATTTGATTCGCAGTCAAAtggtaatatattaataaaacgatagtaagttttattttacgTTAGTAGTTGTTATGTCTCTGGGaaacttattatattaatttataatattatattataaataatttaataaaatataacatcaaATTCCCcgcatttaatattaatttccccaaaaacaaaacatcattTCTATACCATTTAGTAGATGTAAATACCGTTAAAATCTGCTCATTaaattcaaatcaaatcaaatcaaatgtaTTCTGAAATAGATTTTACATTTCATGGAACATTTACAtatagtacaagtactaattttaagtaaattctatttataataataatagtaatgataacaataatattaacagtaataataaaaacaataacaaaaataataataataacaatattaaaaaatagcaatatttataatagTGAGAGTTGGTAATAGAATAGTGATATTAATTtgagaaaaagttaagaaagagCAAGTATTACTAGTAATAAATTAGCATTGAAATGAAGAAAGTAGTAGAAAAGAATTTTAGAAAAGATTAATTATTAGTAGTTATAGACCAGCATTGAAGTGAATAAGGTTAAGATGGATAGTAGATAGTTAGCAGTAGAGTAGCATAGAAATTAGGAAGAAtacttgtttaataaaaagttaaatagactgtttttgaatttagaaaatatagggAAAGATTTTAACTGTGAGGGGAGACTATTCCATGTGCATATGCTCTGAAATTTAATCGATTCATGTCCATAACAAACAGTTCTATGTTTAGGTATAGATAATTTGAAGCTTTTATCTGATCGAAGTTGGTAAcgagtattttttatataagtaaaaaaatcagtaaatgGAGGAGGTAAggttttatgttgttgtttccAAACAAATAAACAGTTGGAGGGTTGAATAAGGTCTTTTAACTTAAGtatcttaaaactaaaaaaaataatttaaattgacaTCATTTTGGCCTCAACGCCCCCCTCCCCATTGTCAATAGTGTCAAACTTTCCAGCACTCCCTCTCCCCCCCTCCCTATGTttactgacatcatttatggatgaccccttaTTTCTGTTCAGAGTTATTTCGGTGTAGGTTAGTTACTAAAATGctaattacaataatttacagtaataaaaatttcatcaaaataagaaaagttcGTTAACGTTTTCACCTTTTGAACTCATTTCgctattaaaaaatggaatggATAGGAATAGAAAACTTAGATGAACAAATCTCCCAAAATTAACGTCTTTGTTTTTTcgcttcaaataaaatttttaaatcaaatgcttaaaacgtttgatttatttttaacgcTTTCgcaatactattttatttaaaatattatttacaagtttattttctttacaatattatctaaattttatttaggatatttatttatatatgaaaaagtaaaaaaaaaactctgtttGCGAAAGTTATATGATTGATTGCTACAAACAGCGTAAACTTCGTGAACCTTCTAAACCAAGAAAAATCATCAGTTCTACCAGTTTAACAAAGGATTACTGATATAACTGAttgatataaaacaaaaaaagacaaaaaagacaaaaaaacaaaaaaacaaaaaataaaaaaataaaaacaagaaaacattAAAGCTTTATATTAAACCAGCAAAATTATTTCAGTCTGCTTGAGCGACAAGACATCATGGTCTTCTATGACAAGACATCATGGTCTTCTATGAGTTTCTTTATTCTGCTAcctttctttattttctttattttctttattttctttatttgtaattttaatgtaagataactttttattttacttattatttgtataaagattgtagtaaagagaaaaaaaaattttaacatggGTAATTTGCGgagtaaattgtaaaaatatttcaaacttcGAAAATTGATGTTTTACTTGCAACCGTAGTTCGCCGTGCaaaagctttataaaatttataactccCTTAAATTGAGGGAGTTAAATATTAAAgagtcataatttttaaacgctaAGAGGTTATTGtatgaattttgaaatttatcgatgaatataaatttagttaaaagtagtaaaaaaatattttatcaaattgttgCTCTCAGGTTTGGGGCAgatgtcataaaaatattaagacttTTTGCTCTCAGGCTTCAATCGTTGCAATTTTTTGCgaagcatttttatttgacataagtataaacataaattttttgattatgctCCGTGTCTAGAAGATAACTagatcaaacatcaaaaaatgctgcattCACCCTGGTACTATATATATGCTTGTGTTATGTTTGGATCTCTGATGTAGTGTTTGCTCAGTTACCAACAAGCGACTACAACTATATAACATAGTTCACCTTTTTTTCTAgcttacaaaagtaaaaaattaaattgcttacaaaagTAACTTCTTTTAATCACCttaggtcaggtcaggttcaAGATTGTTACAATTACTCtgctacttatttttttaatttagttgtttaggtgctccaagaagccCTTACAGTATTACCACAGAGCACCGTGCACtaatcacagagcac
Encoded here:
- the LOC136088006 gene encoding proteasome assembly chaperone 3-like, whose translation is MLFSENNTEIVTKEFLVNSGNQETQFLAQRFSNRIFITISQCNGFGSLINITKDELDIFTLENSKMSISVDFLIGVEEDIYKIIARQIAAVVFLETNLPILLGIALKDRSSKCLKDILNNLDKINVWKKV